One window of the Spirochaetaceae bacterium genome contains the following:
- a CDS encoding TauD/TfdA family dioxygenase: protein MTVPLKVRPLPGAPFGVEIAGGDPGNLTASQRKQILDAHRAGQGLICFSFERLLEADELHALTAVFGDNEFAPGKIVGIGKGVGAGQEQRSVEQQAAALRARGDDPYMAYIGNLDPASLEEKRVDGKFYGEWEWHTDMSYIEVPPTFSLLHARVVPDEGGDTGFCSQTMAARDLPPALRERVVGREIKHDSTYGSSGVLRPGMTVPASPIDAIGHPHPVIRVVPETGQEALFLGRRTNAYVVGMEFDDSEQLLNELWRHATQPHFCYRHRWRVGQVVVWDNRMLLHMRHPMADDATRFMWRTQTRGEAVVPAVS from the coding sequence ATGACCGTGCCACTGAAAGTACGCCCGCTCCCCGGGGCGCCATTCGGTGTCGAGATCGCCGGCGGCGATCCGGGCAACCTGACGGCGTCGCAACGGAAGCAGATACTGGATGCCCATCGCGCGGGTCAGGGGCTGATCTGCTTCTCTTTCGAACGGCTGCTCGAAGCGGACGAGCTGCATGCCCTCACCGCCGTGTTCGGCGACAATGAGTTCGCCCCCGGCAAGATCGTCGGGATCGGCAAGGGTGTGGGGGCGGGACAGGAACAGCGCAGCGTGGAACAGCAGGCGGCAGCGCTGCGCGCCCGCGGCGACGATCCCTACATGGCGTACATCGGCAACCTCGATCCTGCCAGCCTGGAGGAGAAACGGGTCGACGGCAAGTTCTACGGCGAGTGGGAGTGGCACACCGACATGTCGTACATCGAGGTGCCGCCCACGTTCAGCCTGCTGCATGCCCGCGTGGTGCCGGACGAGGGCGGGGACACCGGTTTCTGCAGCCAGACGATGGCGGCGCGGGACCTGCCGCCGGCGCTCCGTGAGCGGGTAGTCGGACGCGAGATCAAGCACGACTCCACCTACGGCAGCTCCGGGGTCCTGCGGCCCGGCATGACGGTGCCGGCATCCCCCATCGACGCGATCGGCCACCCCCACCCGGTGATCCGCGTGGTGCCGGAGACCGGACAGGAGGCGCTGTTTCTCGGCCGCCGCACCAACGCGTACGTGGTAGGCATGGAGTTCGACGACAGCGAGCAACTGCTGAACGAGCTGTGGCGCCACGCCACCCAGCCGCACTTCTGCTATCGGCACCGGTGGCGGGTCGGACAGGTGGTGGTATGGGACAACCGCATGCTGCTGCACATGCGCCACCCGATGGCGGACGACGCGACGCGCTTCATGTGGCGCACGCAGACCCGCGGCGAGGCGGTGGTGCCGGCGGTCAGCTGA
- a CDS encoding mandelate racemase/muconate lactonizing enzyme family protein, with translation MATKIEQVESIRIGGTYLVRIQTESGLTGLGQTACWGYPEAVQQIVERFGSYLVGQDPFRIEHHWQANYRTGPFRGSALSGAVSAVDIALWDIKGKHFGAPVWELMGGKCRERIRLFLLMEGAETPDQVATQARAAAEEGFTALKFDPLPAGYQNMSHARQISSVCETVAAAREAVGDDVDLIVEIHRKLTPLVAVPLADALAEFRPLFYEDPIQIDSIVSQAEVARRISIPVANGERLHSIWEFRELLACGGPQYVRPDVGLAGGLTHCKKIAAIAESYHCAVVTHNFLGPVLTAASVHLDTCIPNFVTQEYSKYDESPESAVYRTDLKRDGGFLPVPEMPGLGIELDDETLVQAQQESVGPVRLSQQPLLRSDGSVASSV, from the coding sequence GTGGCAACGAAGATCGAACAGGTCGAATCCATTCGGATTGGCGGCACATACCTGGTGCGAATCCAGACCGAATCCGGGTTGACCGGGCTGGGGCAGACCGCCTGCTGGGGCTATCCGGAGGCAGTGCAGCAGATCGTGGAGCGGTTCGGATCATACCTGGTGGGGCAGGATCCGTTCCGTATCGAGCACCATTGGCAGGCGAACTACCGTACCGGGCCGTTCCGGGGCTCGGCGCTCTCCGGGGCGGTCAGCGCGGTGGACATCGCCCTCTGGGATATCAAGGGCAAGCACTTCGGGGCCCCGGTCTGGGAATTGATGGGAGGCAAGTGCCGGGAACGAATCCGGCTGTTTCTGCTGATGGAGGGAGCCGAGACCCCGGACCAAGTCGCCACCCAAGCGCGGGCCGCCGCCGAGGAGGGATTCACCGCGCTGAAGTTCGATCCACTCCCCGCTGGGTATCAGAACATGTCCCACGCGCGGCAGATCTCATCGGTTTGCGAGACGGTGGCCGCGGCCAGGGAGGCGGTGGGTGACGATGTAGACCTGATCGTCGAAATACACCGCAAGCTCACGCCGCTGGTCGCGGTGCCATTGGCCGACGCCCTGGCGGAATTCCGCCCGCTGTTCTACGAGGATCCGATCCAGATCGACAGCATCGTGTCGCAGGCGGAGGTGGCGCGCCGCATCTCCATACCAGTGGCGAACGGCGAACGACTGCACTCGATCTGGGAGTTTCGGGAGCTTCTTGCGTGCGGCGGACCGCAGTACGTGCGCCCGGACGTCGGCTTGGCGGGCGGCTTGACCCACTGCAAGAAGATCGCCGCCATCGCCGAGTCGTACCACTGCGCCGTGGTGACTCACAACTTCCTCGGACCGGTGCTGACCGCAGCCTCGGTCCACCTGGATACGTGCATTCCCAACTTCGTTACCCAGGAGTACTCCAAGTATGATGAATCGCCGGAGAGTGCCGTGTACCGGACCGACCTCAAGCGGGACGGCGGTTTTCTCCCGGTGCCCGAGATGCCCGGCCTGGGAATTGAACTGGACGATGAAACGCTTGTGCAGGCACAGCAGGAGTCCGTCGGCCCGGTGCGCCTGTCTCAACAACCGCTGCTGCGCAGCGACGGTTCGGTTGCCTCCAGCGTCTAG
- a CDS encoding VOC family protein codes for MKLSLDHIHIQSSDPEATKAFLAKMFDATDEWVIDFGAVVITRMHLAGSHINIFHRAPTTAGPDPMDAAIHHFAMATDDFEAAVAQLRERGANIVDGPRKMKNMDVVFVSGPDNLLIEVLHGTP; via the coding sequence ATGAAGCTCTCCCTTGATCACATCCACATCCAGAGCAGCGACCCGGAGGCGACCAAGGCATTCCTGGCCAAGATGTTCGACGCCACCGACGAGTGGGTCATCGACTTCGGCGCGGTGGTCATCACCCGCATGCACTTGGCCGGCAGCCACATCAATATCTTTCACCGGGCGCCGACCACGGCGGGACCGGACCCGATGGACGCGGCGATCCATCACTTCGCGATGGCCACGGACGACTTCGAAGCGGCGGTGGCGCAACTGCGCGAACGCGGCGCCAACATCGTGGACGGCCCGCGCAAGATGAAGAACATGGATGTCGTGTTCGTCTCGGGGCCGGACAACCTGCTGATCGAAGTGCTGCACGGCACTCCGTAG